One part of the Quercus lobata isolate SW786 chromosome 7, ValleyOak3.0 Primary Assembly, whole genome shotgun sequence genome encodes these proteins:
- the LOC115952005 gene encoding zinc finger MYM-type protein 1-like codes for MKSFEDFVDEAPLNTIIGLSKANGSVITEAFRALAFRNQGNQSFIQESTDLILDLDGELELAKGLSYTPLIPSKPVSTGFHFSGYRYVILLEIVVGDTHVMIPDKFRVLGPDGNGGTILDARSPYTYMERLIYQNVSEAFESQMGRYAGAPDIGVLGSCGAKMELSSIHYLLLDDHSNSVCLSFITDDVGGVDPGLRIKISNYHPNERDQIRRHYLQNKACQPVNHDFPQSQFGKTKRRFNPVWFREFEGWLEYSITKDAAYCLYCYLFRPDTGDQGGGDSFVTEGFRNWKKKEKLQNHVGDHNSAHNIAQRKCEALLNQRQSIQTVINKQSDVEKREYRTRLNASVDCICFLQRQGLAFRGHDESKDSNNRGNFLELLRFLTNHNEEIDKAVLENAPENHQMTSPDIQKEIANAAAVETINAIIKDIGDSLFAIIVDESRDMSTKEQMAIALRYVDKLGHVNERFLGITHVNNTSAVTLKSAIEEVFNKHSLSISRLRGQGYDGASNMRGELNGLKTLILKDNPSAYYVHCFAHQLQLTLVAVAKNHIQIATFFNLVAKVFNIVGASCKRRDILREKRNAEVIEALKINEISTGRGLNQEMSLKRPGDTRWSSHYGALVNLIHMFSSVIDVIETIIEDGLDSDQRAEANILIGLLQTFEFVFDLHLMKGVFGISNELSQALQRKDQDIVNAMKLVDISKQRLQAMRDDGWNTLLEEVSTFCAKNNIDVPDMDDLYQPRPRRKAQNMKNSHHYQVELFYTVIDMQLQELNSRFENSELLLCVACLNPDNLFSAFNKEKLIRLAQFYPSDFSTVQVSFLDNQLETYIHDMRSTEEFLALKGIGQLAEKMVEMKKNVSYPLVYSLVTLALILPVATATVERAFSAMNIIKNRLRNRIGDQWMNDCLVTYIEKDIFKTIECEEIMQRFQNMKNRRGQLSKIS; via the exons GAGAGCACTGACCTTATTTTGGACCTTGATGGTGAATTAGAACTAGCAAAAGGCCTTAGCTACACACCATTGATCCCAAGCAAGCCTGTCTCTACAGGTTTTCATTTTTCTGGCTATCGTTACGTTATTCTTTTGGAAATTGTCGTTGGTGATACGCATGTTATGATTCCAGATAAATTTCGTGTGCTAGGACCTGATGGCAATGGTGGAACTATATTGGACGCACGGTCACCTTACACGTATATGGAAAGGTTAATTTATCAAAACGTGTCAGAAGCGTTTGAGAGTCAAATGGGACGTTATGCTGGAGCTCCTGACATTGGTGTTCTTGGGTCAT GTGGTGCGAAGATGGAATTGTCATCGATACATTATTTGCTGTTGGATGATCATTCCAACTCCGTTTGTCTCTCATTCATAACAGATGATGTTGGCGGTGTTG ATCCTggtttaagaataaaaatttctaactatCATCCTAATGAAAGAGATCAAATTAGAAGGCATTATCTACAAAATAAAGCTTGTCAACCAGTTAACCATGATTTTCCACAAAGTCAATTTGGCAAAACAAAGCGTCGATTTAATCCAGTGTGGTTCAGAGAATTTGAAGGTTGGTTGGAATATAGCATTACCAAAGATGCTGCATATTGTCTATATTGTTATCTATTTCGACCTGATACTGGTGATCAAGGAGGGGGAGACTCATTTGTTACTGAAGGATtcagaaattggaaaaaaaaggagaaattaCAGAATCACGTTGGGGATCACAACAGTGCACATAATATAGCTCAAAGAAAATGTGAAGCTTTGTTAAACCAGAGACAAAGTATTCAAACAGTTATAAACAAGCAATCAGATGTTGAGAAAAGGGAATATCGAACTCGTTTGAATGCATCAGTGGATTGTATTTGTTTTCTACAACGACAAGGATTAGCATTTCGTGGCCATGATGAATCTAAAGACTCCAATAATCGaggaaattttcttgaattattacGGTTTCTTACAAATCACAATGAAGAGATTGATAAGGCAGTTCTTGAAAACGCTCCTGAAAATCATCAAATGACCTCTCCTGATATCCAAAAAGAAATAGCTAATGCTGCAGCTGTTGAGACAATAAATGCTATTATTAAAGATATTGGAGACTCATTATTTGCTATTATAGTTGATGAATCACGTGATATGTCTACTAAAGAGCAAATGGCAATTGCTTTGCGCTATGTGGACAAATTGGGACATGTGAATGAGCGCTTTTTAGGCATTACACATGTTAATAATACATCAGCAGTGACACTAAAGAGTGCAATTGAGgaagtatttaataaacatagcTTAAGCATTAGTAGATTGCGGGGACAAGGCTATGACGGGGCAAGCAACATGCGAGGTGAGTTAAATGGACTAAAAACTCTTATTTTGAAAGATAATCCTTCTGCCTATTATGTCCATTGCTTTGCACATCAGCTTCAACTAACATTAGTTGCAGTAGCAAAAAATCACATCCAAATTGCAACCTTTTTTAACTTGGTTGCAAAGGTATTCAATATTGTTGGAGCATCATGTAAACGTCGTGATATTCTTCGCGAAAAACGTAATGCTGAAGTTATAGAAGCactaaaaattaatgaaatttcaaCTGGTCGTGGCTTGAATCAAGAAATGAGTCTAAAAAGACCTGGAGATACACGTTGGAGCTCTCATTATGGTGCACTTGTAAATCTTATTCACATGTTTTCTTCTGTAATTGATGTGATTGAAACTATTATAGAAGATGGTTTAGATTCTGATCAGAGAGCAGAAGCAAATATCTTAATCGGTTTACTCCAGACATTTGAATTCGTGTTTGATTTACATTTGATGAAAGGTGTGTTTGGCATAAGTAATGAGTTGTCACAGGCATTACAACGAAAAGATCAAGATATTGTGAATGCTATGAAGTTGGTTGACATTTCAAAGCAACGTTTACAAGCCATGAGAGATGATGGGTGGAACACTTTGCTAGAGGAGGTTTCTACATTTTgtgcaaaaaataatattgatgTTCCTGATATGGATGATTTATATCAACCTCGGCCACGACGAAAagctcaaaacatgaaaaattcaCATCATTATCAAGTGGAGCTTTTTTATACTGTTATAGATATGCAACTTCAGGAACTTAATAGTCGTTTTGAAAATTCTGAATTATTACTTTGTGTTGCGTGTTTAAACCCAGATAACTTATTTTCAGCATTCAACAAGGAGAAATTGATTCGGCTTGCTCAGTTTTATCCAAGTGATTTTTCAACAGTTCAAGTTTCTTTCTTGGATAACCAACTTGAGACATACATCCATGACATGCGGTCCACTGAAGAGTTTTTAGCACTTAAAGGAATTGGACAGCTTGCTGAAAAGAtggtagaaatgaaaaagaatgttTCATATCCATTGGTTTACTCATTAGTGACTTTAGCATTGATCTTACCAGTTGCAACAGCTACTGTTGAAAGAGCTTTTTCAGCaatgaacataattaaaaatcgATTACGCAATCGAATAGGAGAtcagtggatgaatgattgcttagtCACATATATTGAGAAAGATATATTCAAAACTATTGAATGTGAAGAAATCATGCAGcggtttcaaaatatgaaaaatcgtCGAGGGCAATTGAGTAAAATAAGCTAg